A genomic window from Populus nigra chromosome 7, ddPopNigr1.1, whole genome shotgun sequence includes:
- the LOC133699845 gene encoding probable LRR receptor-like serine/threonine-protein kinase RFK1 isoform X2, translating into MLAGTFFIFLIVSLASCFWLPTFPEAKLVQEEVDALEEIARTLGSQYWKFNADTCEIEMAGVTQVPPKNAEQRIDCECNNGNNTDCHVTRMELKRYNLPGVLPTQLVKLPRLQVVDFAYNYLNGTLPREWASMQLTSIVLVNRLSGEIPKELGNITTLTTLSLEANQFYGTIPPDLGKLINLQALGLSSNHLSGNLPVSFAGLINLTDFRINDNNFSGTIPIFIQNWKKLKRLEMHATGLEGPIPSNISLLINLAELRISDLNGPTQGFPMLSNMTGMIKLTLRNCNISGKLPAYLWTMKSLEALDVSFNKLVGKIPATITADRLRFVYLTGNLLSGDVPHSILKDGSNVDLSYNNFELQGPEQPACQENMNLNLNLFRSSSMGNISRILPCKGTFSCPKYSNCLHVNSGGKDVIIKENKTTFSYEGDGQEEGGAAKYFVNEKSFWGFSSSGDFMDDNDYQNTRYTVSMQSSTLPVLYSTARISPISLTYFHYCLENGNYTVNLHFAEIQFTNDLTYKSLGRRIFDIYVQEILVWEKFNIEDQVGSAEKPLVKQVLNVSVTNNMLEIRFYFAGKGTTRIPDRGVYGPIISAISVFSDLKPCSSGKKKGTVYAVAGAVVASCLIAIILGILWWKDYLPGKWCRKKDAEGLNFPNGTFSLKQIRAATDDFDPSNKIGEGGFGPVYKGQLPDGTVIAVKQLSSKSRQGNREFLNEMGIISCLQHPNLVKLHGCCIESDQLLLVYEYMENNSLARALFGHEINQPNLDWPSRLKICIGIARGLAFLHEESRFKIVHRDIKATNVLLDGDLNAKISDFGLARLDEEEKSHISTRVAGTIGYMAPEYALWGYLTYKADVYSFGVVALEIVSGKNNNNYMPSDNNCVCLLDWACHLQQSGSFMELVDETLLKSEVNMKEAEIMVKVALLCTNASPTRRPTMSEAVGMLEGRMAVPDTVPVLSSTDDLRFKAMRELRQHEQRQSFRGSQTQRPNPVQMFSSSSISENTSYEISSEPKL; encoded by the exons ATGCTTGCTGGGACgttcttcattttcttgattgttaGTCTTGCTAGCTGCTTTTGGTTGCCGACGTTTCCTGAGGCAAAGCTGGTCCAAGAAGAAG TTGATGCTCTTGAAGAAATTGCACGAACATTGGGTTCTCAATACTGGAAGTTCAATGCTGATACTTGCGAAATTGAAATGGCTGGAGTAACTCAAGTCCCACCAAAGAACGCAGAGCAAAGGATAGATTGTGAATGCAACAATGGGAACAATACTGATTGTCACGTCACCAGAAT GGAGCTAAAACGTTATAACCTTCCCGGAGTGCTTCCAACTCAACTTGTTAAGCTTCCTCGTCTCCAAGTAGT TGATTTTGCTTACAACTACCTCAATGGTACTCTGCCACGTGAATGGGCCTCAATGCAGTTAACTTCAAT TGTTCTCGTAAACCGTTTGTCAGGGGAGATTCCAAAGGAACTGGGAAATATCACCACTCTCACCACCTT GTCCCTCGAAGCAAACCAATTTTATGGCACAATTCCCCCTGACCTCGGAAAACTGATCAACTTGCAGGCATT GGGGCTGTCTTCCAATCATTTGTCTGGAAACTTGCCAGTTTCTTTTGCTGGACTAATAAATCTAACAGATTT TAGGATAAACGATAACAACTTCAGTGGAACCATTCCTATCTTCATACAGAATTGGAAAAAGCTTAAAAGATT AGAAATGCATGCAACTGGCCTGGAGGGACCCATTCCATCGAACATTTCTCTTTTGATTAATTTAGCTGAGTT GAGAATTAGTGATCTAAATGGACCAACTCAGGGTTTCCCTATGCTCAGCAACATGACAGGCATGATCAAATT GACTCTGAGGAACTGTAACATTTCTGGGAAGCTCCCTGCATACCTTTGGACAATGAAGAGTTTGGAAGCATT GGATGTCAGTTTCAACAAGTTGGTTGGAAAAATTCCAGCCACCATAACTGCAGATCGCCTGCGATTCGT CTATTTAACTGGCAACTTGTTAAGTGGAGATGTACCACATTCAATCTTGAAGGACGGGAGCAATGT TGATTTGTCATATAATAACTTTGAATTGCAAGGCCCTGAGCAACCTGCTTGTCAAGAAAACAT GAATTTAAACCTGAACTTGTTCCGTAGCTCTTCAATGGGAAACATATC GAGAATTCTTCCATGCAAGGGGACTTTCAGCTGCCCTAAAT ATTCAAATTGTTTACATGTTAACAGTGGTGGAAAGGATGTAATCatcaaggaaaataaaacaaCCTTTTCATATGAAGGAGATGGACAAGAAGAAGGTGGCGCAgctaaatattttgtaaatgagAAAAGCTTCTGGGGGTTTAGTAGCTCTGGAGACTTCATGGATGATAATGATTACCAAAATACTCGCTATACTGTATCTATGCAATCATCAACCCTCCCTGTATTATACTCGACAGCTCGCATATCCCCAATTTCTCTTACCTATTTCCATTATTGCTTAGAAAATGGGAACTACACAGTAAACCTTCACTTTGCTGAGATACAATTTACTAATGACCTGACGTATAAGAGCTTAGGCAGGCGTATCTTTGACATTTATGTTCAG GAAATATTGGTTTGGGagaaattcaatattgaagatCAGGTTGGCAGTGCTGAAAAGCCTTTAGTGAAACAAGTATTGAATGTCAGTGTGACTAATAATATGTTGGAGATCAGATTCTATTTTGCTGGGAAAGGGACGACAAGGATTCCTGATAGGGGAGTTTATGGTCCCATCATATCAGCCATCTCTGTGTTTTCTG atttgaaaCCTTGTTCAAGTGGGAAAAAGAAGGGAACTGTTTATGCGGTTGCTGGAGCTGTTGTAGCATCATGTCTTATTGCCATTATACTAGGAATCCTTTGGTGGAAAGACTACTTGCCAGGAAAATGGTGCCGGAAAAAAG ATGCTGAAGGACTTAATTTTCCAAATGGAACATTTTCTCTGAAACAAATTAGAGCTGCTACTGATGACTTTGATCCTTCTAACAAGATTGGAGAAGGTGGTTTTGGTCCTGTATACAAG GGTCAATTACCTGATGGTACTGTAATAGCGGTGAAGCAACTTTCATCAAAATCAAGGCAAGGAAATCGCGAATTCTTAAATGAGATGGGCATCATTTCTTGCTTGCAGCATCCGAATCTTGTGAAGCTGCATGGATGTTGTATTGAAAGTGACCAGCTATTATTGGTTTACGAGTACATGGAAAATAATAGCCTTGCACGTGCTCTATTCG GTCATGAAATCAATCAGCCTAACCTGGACTGGCCTTCAAGGCTTAAGATCTGTATTGGGATAGCTAGAGGTCTAGCTtttctccatgaagaatcaagATTTAAGATTGTTCACAGAGACATTAAAGCTACAAATGTGCTACTTGATGGGGATCTGAATGCTAAAATATCCGATTTTGGATTGGCTAGGCTtgatgaagaagagaagagCCACATCAGCACCCGAGTAGCTGGAACCAT AGGATATATGGCACCAGAATATGCACTGTGGGGTTACTTGACCTACAAGGCAGATGTTTACAGTTTTGGGGTTGTGGCTTTGGAAATTGTTAGTGGGAAGAACAACAATAACTATATGCCAAGCGACAACAATTGTGTTTGTCTCTTAGATTGG GCCTGCCATTTGCAACAAAGTGGGAGTTTTATGGAGCTTGTTGATGAGACGTTATTAAAATCTGAAGTTAACATGAAAGAAGCAGAAATTATGGTTAAGGTAGCTCTCTTGTGTACAAATGCATCCCCGACACGTAGGCCTACAATGTCGGAGGCAGTGGGCATGCTTGAAGGACGAATGGCTGTTCCTGACACAGTTCCAGTACTTTCATCTACCGATGATTTGAGGTTCAAAGCCATGAGAGAACTCCGTCAGCATGAGCAAAGACAAAGTTTCCGTGGGAGCCAAACACAAAGGCCAAACCCTGTTCAAATGTTTAGCTCTTCGTCTATATCTGAGAACACCAGTTACGAGATAAGCTCAGAACCAAAACTCTAA
- the LOC133699845 gene encoding probable LRR receptor-like serine/threonine-protein kinase RFK1 isoform X1 — MLAGTFFIFLIVSLASCFWLPTFPEAKLVQEEVDALEEIARTLGSQYWKFNADTCEIEMAGVTQVPPKNAEQRIDCECNNGNNTDCHVTRMELKRYNLPGVLPTQLVKLPRLQVVDFAYNYLNGTLPREWASMQLTSISVLVNRLSGEIPKELGNITTLTTLSLEANQFYGTIPPDLGKLINLQALGLSSNHLSGNLPVSFAGLINLTDFRINDNNFSGTIPIFIQNWKKLKRLEMHATGLEGPIPSNISLLINLAELRISDLNGPTQGFPMLSNMTGMIKLTLRNCNISGKLPAYLWTMKSLEALDVSFNKLVGKIPATITADRLRFVYLTGNLLSGDVPHSILKDGSNVDLSYNNFELQGPEQPACQENMNLNLNLFRSSSMGNISRILPCKGTFSCPKYSNCLHVNSGGKDVIIKENKTTFSYEGDGQEEGGAAKYFVNEKSFWGFSSSGDFMDDNDYQNTRYTVSMQSSTLPVLYSTARISPISLTYFHYCLENGNYTVNLHFAEIQFTNDLTYKSLGRRIFDIYVQEILVWEKFNIEDQVGSAEKPLVKQVLNVSVTNNMLEIRFYFAGKGTTRIPDRGVYGPIISAISVFSDLKPCSSGKKKGTVYAVAGAVVASCLIAIILGILWWKDYLPGKWCRKKDAEGLNFPNGTFSLKQIRAATDDFDPSNKIGEGGFGPVYKGQLPDGTVIAVKQLSSKSRQGNREFLNEMGIISCLQHPNLVKLHGCCIESDQLLLVYEYMENNSLARALFGHEINQPNLDWPSRLKICIGIARGLAFLHEESRFKIVHRDIKATNVLLDGDLNAKISDFGLARLDEEEKSHISTRVAGTIGYMAPEYALWGYLTYKADVYSFGVVALEIVSGKNNNNYMPSDNNCVCLLDWACHLQQSGSFMELVDETLLKSEVNMKEAEIMVKVALLCTNASPTRRPTMSEAVGMLEGRMAVPDTVPVLSSTDDLRFKAMRELRQHEQRQSFRGSQTQRPNPVQMFSSSSISENTSYEISSEPKL; from the exons ATGCTTGCTGGGACgttcttcattttcttgattgttaGTCTTGCTAGCTGCTTTTGGTTGCCGACGTTTCCTGAGGCAAAGCTGGTCCAAGAAGAAG TTGATGCTCTTGAAGAAATTGCACGAACATTGGGTTCTCAATACTGGAAGTTCAATGCTGATACTTGCGAAATTGAAATGGCTGGAGTAACTCAAGTCCCACCAAAGAACGCAGAGCAAAGGATAGATTGTGAATGCAACAATGGGAACAATACTGATTGTCACGTCACCAGAAT GGAGCTAAAACGTTATAACCTTCCCGGAGTGCTTCCAACTCAACTTGTTAAGCTTCCTCGTCTCCAAGTAGT TGATTTTGCTTACAACTACCTCAATGGTACTCTGCCACGTGAATGGGCCTCAATGCAGTTAACTTCAAT AAGTGTTCTCGTAAACCGTTTGTCAGGGGAGATTCCAAAGGAACTGGGAAATATCACCACTCTCACCACCTT GTCCCTCGAAGCAAACCAATTTTATGGCACAATTCCCCCTGACCTCGGAAAACTGATCAACTTGCAGGCATT GGGGCTGTCTTCCAATCATTTGTCTGGAAACTTGCCAGTTTCTTTTGCTGGACTAATAAATCTAACAGATTT TAGGATAAACGATAACAACTTCAGTGGAACCATTCCTATCTTCATACAGAATTGGAAAAAGCTTAAAAGATT AGAAATGCATGCAACTGGCCTGGAGGGACCCATTCCATCGAACATTTCTCTTTTGATTAATTTAGCTGAGTT GAGAATTAGTGATCTAAATGGACCAACTCAGGGTTTCCCTATGCTCAGCAACATGACAGGCATGATCAAATT GACTCTGAGGAACTGTAACATTTCTGGGAAGCTCCCTGCATACCTTTGGACAATGAAGAGTTTGGAAGCATT GGATGTCAGTTTCAACAAGTTGGTTGGAAAAATTCCAGCCACCATAACTGCAGATCGCCTGCGATTCGT CTATTTAACTGGCAACTTGTTAAGTGGAGATGTACCACATTCAATCTTGAAGGACGGGAGCAATGT TGATTTGTCATATAATAACTTTGAATTGCAAGGCCCTGAGCAACCTGCTTGTCAAGAAAACAT GAATTTAAACCTGAACTTGTTCCGTAGCTCTTCAATGGGAAACATATC GAGAATTCTTCCATGCAAGGGGACTTTCAGCTGCCCTAAAT ATTCAAATTGTTTACATGTTAACAGTGGTGGAAAGGATGTAATCatcaaggaaaataaaacaaCCTTTTCATATGAAGGAGATGGACAAGAAGAAGGTGGCGCAgctaaatattttgtaaatgagAAAAGCTTCTGGGGGTTTAGTAGCTCTGGAGACTTCATGGATGATAATGATTACCAAAATACTCGCTATACTGTATCTATGCAATCATCAACCCTCCCTGTATTATACTCGACAGCTCGCATATCCCCAATTTCTCTTACCTATTTCCATTATTGCTTAGAAAATGGGAACTACACAGTAAACCTTCACTTTGCTGAGATACAATTTACTAATGACCTGACGTATAAGAGCTTAGGCAGGCGTATCTTTGACATTTATGTTCAG GAAATATTGGTTTGGGagaaattcaatattgaagatCAGGTTGGCAGTGCTGAAAAGCCTTTAGTGAAACAAGTATTGAATGTCAGTGTGACTAATAATATGTTGGAGATCAGATTCTATTTTGCTGGGAAAGGGACGACAAGGATTCCTGATAGGGGAGTTTATGGTCCCATCATATCAGCCATCTCTGTGTTTTCTG atttgaaaCCTTGTTCAAGTGGGAAAAAGAAGGGAACTGTTTATGCGGTTGCTGGAGCTGTTGTAGCATCATGTCTTATTGCCATTATACTAGGAATCCTTTGGTGGAAAGACTACTTGCCAGGAAAATGGTGCCGGAAAAAAG ATGCTGAAGGACTTAATTTTCCAAATGGAACATTTTCTCTGAAACAAATTAGAGCTGCTACTGATGACTTTGATCCTTCTAACAAGATTGGAGAAGGTGGTTTTGGTCCTGTATACAAG GGTCAATTACCTGATGGTACTGTAATAGCGGTGAAGCAACTTTCATCAAAATCAAGGCAAGGAAATCGCGAATTCTTAAATGAGATGGGCATCATTTCTTGCTTGCAGCATCCGAATCTTGTGAAGCTGCATGGATGTTGTATTGAAAGTGACCAGCTATTATTGGTTTACGAGTACATGGAAAATAATAGCCTTGCACGTGCTCTATTCG GTCATGAAATCAATCAGCCTAACCTGGACTGGCCTTCAAGGCTTAAGATCTGTATTGGGATAGCTAGAGGTCTAGCTtttctccatgaagaatcaagATTTAAGATTGTTCACAGAGACATTAAAGCTACAAATGTGCTACTTGATGGGGATCTGAATGCTAAAATATCCGATTTTGGATTGGCTAGGCTtgatgaagaagagaagagCCACATCAGCACCCGAGTAGCTGGAACCAT AGGATATATGGCACCAGAATATGCACTGTGGGGTTACTTGACCTACAAGGCAGATGTTTACAGTTTTGGGGTTGTGGCTTTGGAAATTGTTAGTGGGAAGAACAACAATAACTATATGCCAAGCGACAACAATTGTGTTTGTCTCTTAGATTGG GCCTGCCATTTGCAACAAAGTGGGAGTTTTATGGAGCTTGTTGATGAGACGTTATTAAAATCTGAAGTTAACATGAAAGAAGCAGAAATTATGGTTAAGGTAGCTCTCTTGTGTACAAATGCATCCCCGACACGTAGGCCTACAATGTCGGAGGCAGTGGGCATGCTTGAAGGACGAATGGCTGTTCCTGACACAGTTCCAGTACTTTCATCTACCGATGATTTGAGGTTCAAAGCCATGAGAGAACTCCGTCAGCATGAGCAAAGACAAAGTTTCCGTGGGAGCCAAACACAAAGGCCAAACCCTGTTCAAATGTTTAGCTCTTCGTCTATATCTGAGAACACCAGTTACGAGATAAGCTCAGAACCAAAACTCTAA
- the LOC133699848 gene encoding large ribosomal subunit protein eL20, with protein sequence MVTFRFHQYQVVGRALPTESDEHPKIYRMKLWATNEVRAKSKFWYFLRKLKKVKKSNGQVLAINEIFEKNPTKIKNYGIWLRYQSRTGYHNMYKEYRDTTLNGAVEQMYTEMASRHRVRFPCIQIIKTATIPAKLCKRESTKQFHNSKIKFPLVFKKVRPPSRKLKTTYKASRPNLFM encoded by the exons ATGGTTACTTTCAGG TTTCACCAGTACCAAGTGGTCGGGAGAGCACTTCCAACAGAGAGTGATGAGCATCCTAAGATCTACCGGATGAAGCTTTGGGCCACTAATGAGGTCCGTGCCAAATCCAAGTTTTG GTACTTCTTGAGGAAGCTTAAGAAAGTCAAGAAGAGCAATGGACAGGTTCTTGCAATCAATGAG ATTTTTGAGAAGAATCCTACCAAGATCAAGAATTATGGAATATGGCTGCGATACCAGAGCCGAACTGGCTATCACAACATGTACAAGGAATACCGCGACACAACTCTTAACGGTGCTGTTGAACAAATGTACACTGAGATGGCATCTCGCCACAGGGTGAGGTTTCCATGCATCCAAATCATTAAGACAGCTACCATCCCAGCCAAGCTTTGCAAGAGAGAGAGTACCAAGCAGTTTCACAACTCCAAAATCAAATTTCCATTGGTGTTCAAGAAGGTTAGACCCCCATCCAGGAAGCTCAAGACAACATACAAGGCTTCCAGGCCCAACCTGTTTATGTGA
- the LOC133699849 gene encoding large ribosomal subunit protein eL20-like, with protein sequence MVTFRFHQYQVVGRALPTESDDHPKIYRMKLWATNEVRAKSKFWYFLRKLKKVKKSNGQVLAINEIFEKNPTKIKNYGIWLRYQSRTGYHNMYKEYRDTTLNGAVEQMYTEMASRHRVRFPCIQIIKTATIPAKLCKRESTKQFHNSKIKFPLVFKKVRPPSRKLKTTYKASRPNLFM encoded by the exons ATGGTTACTTTCAGG TTTCACCAGTACCAAGTGGTCGGGAGAGCACTTCCAACAGAGAGTGATGACCATCCTAAGATCTACCGGATGAAGCTTTGGGCCACTAATGAGGTCCGTGCCAAATCCAAGTTTTG GTACTTCTTGAGGAAGCTTAAGAAAGTCAAGAAGAGCAATGGACAGGTTCTTGCAATCAATGAG ATTTTTGAGAAGAATCCTACCAAGATCAAGAATTATGGAATATGGTTGCGATACCAGAGCCGAACTGGCTATCACAACATGTACAAGGAATACCGCGACACAACTCTTAACGGTGCTGTTGAACAAATGTACACTGAGATGGCATCTCGCCACAGGGTGAGGTTTCCATGCATCCAAATCATTAAGACAGCTACCATCCCAGCCAAGCTTTGCAAGAGAGAGAGTACCAAGCAGTTTCACAACTCCAAAATCAAATTTCCATTGGTGTTCAAGAAGGTTAGACCCCCATCCAGGAAGCTCAAGACAACATACAAGGCTTCCAGGCCCAACCTGTTTATGTGA